One genomic region from Streptomyces sp. NBC_01304 encodes:
- a CDS encoding PA14 domain-containing protein — translation MRLRHLTRPRRPLAVLASLALTLAGLAALPAATATAEPGAGAQLSDVQGLKGEYYTQSAPGAFDFHELKATVFDPKLDFDSLESRLSSATGKGDDASVRWTGKVVPEKSGPTTFSMIGDNGFRLWIDGRLTIDHWVDDWDKEQTSAPVELTAGRAYDIKVEYFEHYGGSNLHLRWTPPGSAKSAVPRSAFRLPGGWDYDGATDATVERDGRTLRLAFAGPLSAPPAGLTDHLDAVIGGAKWPLQSAEQDPDDPSALLVALKEPVVGNKEGNARGLVDLRYDGKGGLTAAGTGKAVGAFWSSGANHSTHQLRTRWAADAEAGTALREYPRPQLTRPKWQNLNGRWQFATAKAGEQPPTGKDLAERIRVPYPVESQLSGLQRHEDRMWYRRTFTVPADWKVGSGQRLKLNFGAVDWRSEVYVNGAKVTEHTGGYDKFSADITNALKPGTTQELIVGVYDPTDAADGENPPVGKQRLDPSGIWYTPSSGIWQTVWMEPVAADHADSLKITPDAAAGTATVEARGVRDGVPFTATAYAGKEKVATATGRTGQPLTLKIAKPRLWSPDDPFLYDLKATIGSDKVGSYFGLRSIAVQKIDGTPRTVLNGKPVYLMATLDQGFWPDGLHTAPSDEALAYDLKVHKELGFNSVRKHIKVEPDRWFYWADKLGLLVWQDMPAMTAGVDPDAASRAQYERELKQMIDEHASSPSVVMWVTFNEGWGQYDMARIADLAKSWDPTRLVNNMSGINLGTDGGNGDLIDEHGYPSPALPRPDGRRALISGEYGGLGLAVPGHAWPVQMSYVNVDPETYTDDYLARLAEVRALACKGGNGAVYTQISDVEGELNGLLTYDREVQKGDAPRIKAAHEALIKDAQEGTLNCPAG, via the coding sequence GTGCGCTTACGACACCTCACAAGACCCCGACGCCCCCTGGCCGTTCTGGCGAGCCTGGCCCTGACCCTCGCCGGTCTTGCCGCGCTGCCGGCCGCCACCGCCACCGCGGAACCCGGCGCGGGGGCCCAACTCTCCGACGTCCAGGGCCTGAAGGGCGAGTACTACACCCAATCCGCCCCGGGCGCCTTCGACTTCCACGAGCTCAAGGCCACCGTCTTCGACCCGAAGCTCGACTTCGACTCGCTCGAATCGCGGCTCTCGTCGGCCACCGGCAAGGGCGATGACGCCAGCGTCCGCTGGACCGGCAAGGTCGTGCCGGAGAAGTCCGGGCCCACGACGTTCTCCATGATCGGAGACAACGGGTTCCGGCTGTGGATCGACGGCCGCCTCACCATCGACCACTGGGTCGACGACTGGGACAAGGAGCAGACCTCGGCGCCCGTCGAGCTGACTGCCGGCCGGGCGTACGACATCAAGGTCGAGTACTTCGAGCACTACGGCGGCTCCAACCTCCATCTGCGCTGGACCCCGCCGGGCTCCGCCAAGTCGGCCGTGCCGCGCTCCGCGTTCCGGCTGCCCGGCGGCTGGGACTACGACGGGGCCACCGACGCCACGGTGGAACGCGACGGCCGCACCCTCAGACTCGCCTTCGCCGGACCCCTCTCCGCCCCGCCCGCCGGCCTCACCGACCACCTCGACGCGGTCATCGGCGGCGCCAAGTGGCCGCTGCAGTCGGCCGAGCAGGACCCGGACGACCCCAGCGCCCTGCTCGTCGCCCTGAAGGAACCCGTGGTCGGCAACAAGGAAGGCAACGCCCGCGGCCTCGTCGACCTGCGCTACGACGGCAAGGGCGGCCTGACCGCCGCCGGGACGGGCAAGGCGGTCGGCGCGTTCTGGAGCAGCGGCGCCAACCACTCCACCCACCAGCTGCGCACCCGGTGGGCCGCCGACGCGGAGGCCGGAACGGCCCTGCGCGAGTACCCGCGCCCGCAGCTGACCCGCCCCAAGTGGCAGAACCTCAACGGCCGTTGGCAGTTCGCCACCGCGAAGGCGGGCGAGCAGCCGCCGACCGGAAAGGACCTCGCCGAGCGGATCCGCGTGCCCTACCCGGTCGAGTCCCAGCTCTCCGGCCTCCAGCGCCACGAGGACCGCATGTGGTACCGGCGTACCTTCACCGTCCCCGCGGACTGGAAGGTCGGCTCCGGACAGCGCCTGAAGCTCAACTTCGGCGCCGTCGACTGGCGTTCCGAGGTCTACGTCAACGGCGCCAAGGTCACCGAACACACCGGCGGCTACGACAAGTTCAGTGCCGACATCACCAACGCCCTCAAGCCCGGCACCACCCAGGAACTGATCGTCGGCGTCTACGACCCGACGGACGCCGCGGACGGCGAGAACCCGCCCGTGGGCAAGCAGCGCCTGGACCCGAGCGGCATCTGGTACACCCCGTCGTCGGGCATCTGGCAGACCGTCTGGATGGAGCCGGTCGCCGCCGACCACGCGGACTCCCTCAAGATCACCCCGGACGCGGCCGCCGGTACGGCCACCGTCGAGGCGCGCGGCGTACGCGACGGAGTGCCCTTCACGGCCACCGCGTACGCGGGCAAGGAGAAGGTCGCCACGGCCACGGGCCGCACCGGACAGCCCCTCACCCTGAAGATCGCGAAGCCCCGTCTCTGGTCGCCCGACGACCCGTTCCTCTACGACCTCAAGGCCACCATCGGCAGCGACAAGGTGGGCAGCTACTTCGGCCTGCGCTCCATCGCCGTACAGAAGATCGACGGCACCCCGCGCACCGTCCTCAACGGCAAGCCCGTCTACCTGATGGCCACCCTCGACCAGGGCTTCTGGCCGGACGGCCTGCACACCGCGCCGAGCGACGAGGCACTCGCGTACGACCTCAAGGTCCACAAGGAACTCGGCTTCAACTCGGTGCGCAAGCACATCAAGGTCGAACCGGACCGCTGGTTCTACTGGGCCGACAAGCTGGGCCTGCTCGTGTGGCAGGACATGCCCGCCATGACCGCGGGCGTCGACCCCGACGCCGCCTCCCGCGCCCAGTACGAGCGGGAGTTGAAGCAGATGATCGACGAGCACGCGAGCAGCCCGTCCGTCGTCATGTGGGTCACCTTCAACGAAGGGTGGGGCCAGTACGACATGGCCCGCATCGCCGACCTCGCCAAGTCCTGGGACCCGACCCGCCTGGTCAACAACATGTCCGGCATCAACCTGGGCACCGACGGCGGCAACGGCGACCTCATCGACGAACACGGCTACCCGAGCCCCGCCCTGCCCCGGCCGGACGGCAGACGGGCCCTGATCAGCGGCGAGTACGGCGGCCTCGGCCTCGCGGTGCCGGGCCATGCCTGGCCGGTGCAGATGTCGTACGTGAACGTCGATCCGGAGACGTACACCGATGACTACCTGGCCCGCCTGGCCGAGGTGCGCGCGCTGGCCTGCAAGGGCGGCAACGGCGCCGTCTACACGCAGATCTCCGACGTGGAGGGCGAGCTGAACGGCCTGCTGACGTACGACCGCGAGGTCCAGAAGGGCGATGCGCCACGCATCAAGGCGGCACACGAGGCCCTGATCAAGGACGCCCAGGAGGGCACGCTGAACTGTCCGGCCGGCTGA
- a CDS encoding MFS transporter, translated as MNEANAAEGRPPAAAYRNLALATLGFTLTFWAWDLIAPLGSDYKDRLGLSSLQQSLLVAVPVIVGSLGRIPVGALTDRYGARLMFPLVSALTILPVLLLTVARDSYTAMLGAGFLLGLGGTTFAIGVPLVNSWFPPARRGFAIGVFGMGTGGVALSGYFTPRIAKHGDNLPFFVVAVALAAFAVLGALLITDHPDRTVPTMSLGRRLGQAGRLRVTWELSALYAIGFGGVVAFGVYLPTYLKTWYELSPTDAGTKAAGFAVMTVICRPIGGWLADRIHPATVTAWALAVVALFAILQAFDPPLAPLGTICFLSMAAGLGAAGGSVFALVSQVTPQAQVGSVTGIVGAVGGLGGFVPPLVMGGIYSAKDSYSIGFMLLSDLALAGCVYAYGRMRTAQRMA; from the coding sequence GTGAACGAAGCCAACGCCGCCGAGGGCCGCCCGCCGGCCGCCGCGTACCGCAATCTGGCCCTCGCCACCCTCGGGTTCACCCTCACCTTCTGGGCCTGGGACCTGATCGCCCCGCTCGGCAGCGACTACAAGGACCGGCTCGGCCTGAGCTCGTTGCAGCAGTCGCTCCTGGTCGCGGTGCCGGTGATCGTCGGGTCGCTCGGCCGGATCCCGGTGGGTGCGCTCACCGACCGGTACGGGGCGCGGCTGATGTTCCCGCTGGTGTCGGCGCTGACGATCCTGCCGGTGCTGCTGCTGACCGTGGCCCGGGATTCCTACACCGCGATGCTCGGCGCCGGATTCCTGCTCGGGCTCGGCGGGACGACCTTCGCCATCGGCGTCCCCCTGGTCAACTCCTGGTTCCCGCCCGCGAGACGGGGCTTCGCGATCGGCGTCTTCGGCATGGGGACGGGCGGCGTGGCGCTGTCGGGTTACTTCACGCCGCGCATCGCCAAGCACGGGGACAATCTGCCGTTCTTCGTGGTGGCCGTGGCACTCGCGGCCTTCGCGGTGCTCGGCGCGCTGCTCATCACGGACCACCCGGACCGCACCGTGCCGACGATGTCGCTCGGCCGGCGGCTCGGGCAGGCGGGACGGCTGCGGGTGACGTGGGAGCTGTCGGCGCTGTACGCGATCGGGTTCGGCGGCGTCGTCGCGTTCGGCGTCTATCTGCCGACGTATCTGAAGACCTGGTACGAGCTGTCTCCCACCGACGCGGGCACCAAGGCGGCGGGCTTCGCCGTGATGACCGTCATCTGCCGGCCCATCGGCGGCTGGCTCGCGGACCGCATCCATCCGGCGACCGTCACCGCCTGGGCGCTCGCCGTGGTGGCCCTCTTCGCGATCCTCCAGGCCTTCGACCCGCCGCTCGCGCCGCTCGGCACCATCTGCTTCCTGAGCATGGCCGCGGGGCTCGGCGCCGCGGGCGGCAGCGTCTTCGCGCTGGTCTCGCAGGTCACCCCGCAGGCCCAGGTCGGCAGCGTCACCGGCATCGTCGGCGCGGTCGGCGGCCTCGGCGGGTTCGTGCCGCCGCTGGTGATGGGCGGGATCTACAGCGCGAAGGACTCGTACTCGATCGGCTTCATGCTGCTGTCCGACCTCGCGCTGGCGGGATGCGTGTACGCGTACGGGCGGATGCGTACCGCGCAGCGCATGGCTTAG
- a CDS encoding dihydrofolate reductase family protein, translating to MTDSTSRRVTANLSLSLDGRYHGPGGPGDFGRFIPYVTSDVARNHMTRMWESATTALLSRGNAEGFLSYWPSVAEDENADPRDRGYARWLVGTEKVVLSTTLTEAPWDHARVVNAPAADVVTELKATGKGDILVNSCPSIIKPLLAADLIDRLHLVITPEIVGGGQRLFEDGLPGSTWTVTHQETGELGETAVVYDRVR from the coding sequence ATGACCGACTCGACCAGCCGCAGGGTGACCGCGAACCTGAGCCTCAGCCTGGACGGGCGCTACCACGGTCCTGGCGGGCCCGGCGACTTCGGCAGGTTCATCCCGTACGTGACCAGCGACGTCGCACGCAACCACATGACCCGCATGTGGGAGAGCGCGACGACGGCGCTGCTCAGCCGCGGCAACGCCGAGGGATTCCTGAGCTACTGGCCGTCGGTCGCCGAGGACGAGAACGCCGATCCGCGTGATCGCGGCTACGCGAGGTGGCTCGTCGGCACGGAAAAGGTGGTCCTCTCGACCACGCTGACCGAAGCACCGTGGGACCACGCCCGCGTGGTGAACGCACCCGCCGCGGACGTCGTCACCGAGCTCAAGGCCACCGGCAAGGGCGACATCCTCGTCAACAGCTGCCCCAGCATCATCAAGCCGCTCCTCGCCGCGGACCTGATCGACCGGCTGCACCTAGTCATCACCCCCGAGATCGTCGGGGGCGGGCAGCGGCTGTTCGAGGACGGTCTGCCCGGTTCGACGTGGACGGTCACCCACCAGGAGACCGGCGAGCTGGGCGAGACCGCGGTGGTCTACGACCGCGTCCGCTGA
- a CDS encoding metalloregulator ArsR/SmtB family transcription factor: protein MDALLSALADPVRWRLVSLLAERPRSVGVLAQLAEARQPQTTKHLQTLERAGIVTSQRTGQRRIYALRSAPLRELAAALGGLADTAERSDGPHATYDRYGLSLRAERLAAQESGWADGRAFRFYRALPGSPGLVWRHLTEAALLSHWWTPDDLRVSELLFEAREGGRIVHEYRDAEDTDGSDPVAGRAEGIVDVVRPGERLAYRLSPQLPGGGLAFTAHVDLGLRPAGTGTDLDVHWRITDSTVDSADFVAGIEIGFGQSLDKLAATLAAGADESDGHSTSTSTSTSTSTKDTNDTDTRSAK, encoded by the coding sequence ATGGACGCACTCCTCTCCGCCCTGGCCGACCCGGTCCGCTGGCGGCTCGTGAGCCTGCTGGCCGAGCGGCCCCGCTCGGTCGGGGTGCTCGCCCAGCTCGCCGAGGCGCGCCAGCCTCAGACGACCAAGCATCTGCAGACCCTCGAGCGCGCCGGGATCGTCACTTCCCAGCGCACGGGCCAGCGCCGTATCTACGCCCTCCGGTCCGCGCCCTTGCGGGAGTTGGCGGCCGCGCTCGGCGGGCTCGCCGACACCGCGGAGCGGAGCGACGGCCCGCACGCGACGTACGACCGCTACGGGCTCAGCCTCCGGGCGGAGCGGCTCGCCGCGCAGGAGTCGGGGTGGGCCGACGGCCGCGCGTTCCGGTTCTACCGGGCACTGCCGGGAAGCCCCGGGCTCGTCTGGCGCCACCTGACCGAGGCCGCTCTGCTCTCCCACTGGTGGACGCCCGACGACCTGCGTGTCTCCGAGCTGCTCTTCGAGGCACGCGAAGGCGGACGGATCGTCCACGAGTACCGCGACGCCGAGGACACCGACGGCTCCGACCCGGTCGCCGGGCGCGCCGAGGGCATCGTCGATGTCGTACGCCCCGGTGAACGCCTCGCCTACCGCCTCTCCCCGCAGCTTCCCGGCGGCGGTCTCGCCTTCACCGCCCATGTCGATCTGGGCCTGCGACCGGCCGGGACCGGCACGGACCTCGACGTCCATTGGCGGATCACCGACAGCACGGTCGACTCCGCGGACTTCGTCGCCGGGATCGAGATCGGCTTCGGCCAGAGCCTCGACAAGCTCGCGGCGACCCTCGCCGCGGGCGCGGACGAAAGCGACGGCCACAGCACCAGCACCAGCACCAGCACCAGCACCAGCACCAAGGACACCAACGACACCGACACAAGGAGCGCGAAATGA